From one Pseudomonas sp. B21-048 genomic stretch:
- the cbiB gene encoding adenosylcobinamide-phosphate synthase CbiB — translation MSVALLSVAAVALDALLGEPKRWHPLVAFGRFADRIEQRFNSAGRGWRSHGVTAWVMAVVPLTLLATALSWAPYVGWIVEILVLYCALGMRSLGEHVEPVAKALRSDDLIEARKRVGYLVSRQTSELDETEVARAATESVLENGSDAVFAALFWFAVAGAPGVVLYRLSNTLDAMWGYRNERFERFGWAAAKIDDVLNYMPARLVALTYALLGKTRLALKCWRTQGPTWDSPNAGPVMAAGAGALGVELGGAAIYHGELHQRPQLGEGVPADADSIDRGWQLVQRGVWLWLLILCVGAEFYA, via the coding sequence ATGAGTGTGGCGTTGTTGAGTGTCGCCGCGGTCGCGCTGGATGCGCTGCTGGGTGAGCCCAAACGCTGGCATCCGCTGGTGGCGTTCGGTCGTTTTGCCGATCGCATCGAACAACGTTTCAACTCCGCTGGCCGTGGCTGGCGCAGTCACGGGGTTACGGCCTGGGTGATGGCGGTCGTGCCGCTGACCTTGCTGGCCACAGCGCTTTCCTGGGCGCCTTACGTTGGCTGGATCGTCGAGATTCTCGTGCTCTATTGCGCCCTCGGTATGCGCAGCCTCGGTGAGCACGTCGAGCCGGTGGCCAAGGCCCTGCGCAGCGATGATCTGATCGAGGCGCGCAAACGCGTCGGCTATCTGGTCAGCCGTCAGACCAGCGAGCTGGATGAAACCGAAGTCGCCCGCGCCGCCACCGAATCGGTGCTGGAGAACGGCAGCGATGCGGTGTTCGCTGCGCTGTTCTGGTTTGCCGTGGCGGGGGCGCCCGGCGTGGTGCTCTATCGTCTGAGCAACACCCTCGATGCGATGTGGGGTTATCGCAACGAACGCTTCGAGCGTTTCGGTTGGGCCGCGGCGAAGATTGATGATGTTCTGAACTACATGCCCGCACGCCTGGTGGCGTTGACCTACGCGCTGCTGGGCAAAACCCGACTGGCGCTGAAGTGCTGGCGTACCCAGGGCCCGACCTGGGACAGCCCGAATGCCGGGCCGGTGATGGCGGCCGGTGCCGGTGCGCTGGGCGTCGAGTTAGGCGGGGCGGCGATTTATCACGGTGAACTGCATCAGCGTCCGCAGTTGGGCGAAGGCGTGCCGGCGGATGCCGATTCTATCGACCGTGGCTGGCAATTGGTCCAGCGCGGGGTATGGTTATGGCTGCTGATTCTTTGCGTGGGGGCTGAGTTCTATGCTTGA
- the bluB gene encoding 5,6-dimethylbenzimidazole synthase, which produces MTDNTFSDAERAAVYRAIAERRDMRHFSGGSVEPELLRRLLEAAHQAPSVGLMQPWRFIRISDRALRGKIQQLVEEERIRTAEALGERSDEFMKLKVEGINDCAEVLVAALMDDRERHIFGRRTLPEMDMASLSCAIQNLWLASRAEGLGMGWVSLFEPQALADLLGLPAGAKPLAILCLGPVEAFYPAPMLVLEGWAQVRPLSELLYENYWGVSQ; this is translated from the coding sequence ATGACCGACAACACATTCAGTGATGCCGAACGCGCAGCCGTCTACCGAGCCATCGCCGAACGTCGCGACATGCGTCACTTCAGTGGCGGCTCGGTCGAGCCCGAGTTATTGAGGCGTCTGCTCGAAGCCGCGCATCAGGCCCCGAGTGTTGGCCTGATGCAGCCTTGGCGTTTTATCCGCATCAGCGACCGGGCACTGCGCGGCAAGATTCAGCAACTGGTGGAAGAGGAACGCATCCGCACCGCCGAAGCCCTCGGCGAACGCTCCGACGAATTCATGAAGCTCAAGGTCGAAGGCATCAACGACTGCGCCGAGGTGCTGGTTGCCGCGCTGATGGACGATCGCGAGCGACATATCTTCGGCCGTCGTACATTGCCGGAAATGGACATGGCCTCGCTGTCTTGCGCCATCCAGAACCTTTGGCTGGCGTCCCGCGCCGAAGGCCTGGGCATGGGTTGGGTATCATTGTTCGAGCCACAAGCGCTGGCGGACTTGCTGGGTTTGCCGGCCGGGGCCAAACCTTTGGCCATTCTTTGCCTGGGGCCGGTCGAGGCGTTCTATCCGGCGCCGATGTTGGTACTCGAAGGCTGGGCGCAAGTGCGCCCACTCAGCGAGTTGCTGTATGAAAATTATTGGGGAGTGAGTCAATGA
- a CDS encoding cobyrinate a,c-diamide synthase, whose amino-acid sequence MNSHRQCPAVLIAAPASGQGKTTVTAALARLHRNQGRKVRVFKCGPDFLDPMILERASGAPVYQLDMWMVGEQESRRLLWEAAGEADLILIEGVMGLFDGTPSSADLARHFGVPVLGVIDGTAMAQTFGALALGLARYQPDLPFAGVLANRVGTVRHAQLLEGSLTEGLRWYGALSRETGIELPSRHLGLVQASELNDLDLRLDAAADSLASSCDVTLPPAVEFAAPEMIAAEPLLAGVRIAVARDEAFAFTYGASLDLLRAMGAELSFFSPIRDTELPEADSLYLPGGYPELHHVALSQNTPMLTAIRAHHAAGKPLLAECGGMLYLLDSLTDVEGTRAELVGLLAGDAVMQKRLAALALQAVELPEGLLRGHTYHHSLTSTELEPIARGLSPNGGRGAEAVYREGRMTASYVHFYFPSNPSAIAALFVPDREAAIASRP is encoded by the coding sequence ATGAATAGCCATCGTCAATGCCCGGCGGTACTGATCGCCGCGCCGGCCTCCGGTCAGGGCAAGACCACCGTCACCGCCGCGCTCGCTCGTTTGCATCGTAATCAGGGGCGCAAGGTTCGCGTGTTCAAATGCGGCCCGGATTTTCTCGACCCGATGATTCTCGAGCGCGCCAGCGGTGCACCGGTTTATCAACTTGACATGTGGATGGTCGGCGAGCAGGAAAGTCGGCGTCTATTGTGGGAGGCCGCGGGCGAAGCCGATCTGATCCTCATCGAAGGCGTCATGGGACTGTTCGACGGTACGCCGTCCAGTGCCGATCTGGCGCGGCACTTCGGTGTGCCGGTGCTCGGCGTGATCGACGGCACCGCGATGGCGCAGACGTTTGGCGCGCTGGCCCTGGGCCTTGCGCGTTATCAGCCGGATTTACCGTTTGCCGGTGTGTTGGCCAACCGGGTCGGCACTGTGCGCCATGCGCAGTTGCTCGAAGGCAGCCTGACTGAAGGCTTGCGCTGGTACGGCGCCTTGTCCCGGGAGACCGGGATCGAATTGCCGAGTCGGCATCTCGGCCTGGTTCAGGCCAGCGAGCTGAACGACCTGGATCTGCGCCTTGATGCGGCGGCCGATTCACTGGCCAGCAGTTGCGATGTAACCCTACCGCCGGCTGTGGAATTCGCCGCGCCTGAAATGATCGCCGCCGAACCGTTGCTGGCCGGTGTGCGGATTGCCGTGGCCCGAGACGAAGCTTTCGCGTTTACCTACGGCGCGAGCCTGGATCTGCTGCGGGCCATGGGCGCCGAATTGTCTTTCTTCTCGCCGATCCGCGACACTGAATTGCCGGAGGCAGACAGTCTTTATCTGCCCGGCGGTTACCCCGAATTGCACCATGTGGCGTTGTCACAAAACACGCCGATGCTGACCGCGATCCGTGCTCATCACGCAGCGGGCAAACCGTTGCTGGCCGAGTGTGGCGGCATGCTGTATCTGCTGGATTCCTTGACCGATGTCGAGGGTACTCGCGCTGAACTGGTTGGCTTGCTGGCCGGTGATGCGGTGATGCAGAAGCGTCTTGCCGCGTTGGCGTTGCAGGCGGTCGAATTGCCGGAAGGTTTGTTGCGTGGGCACACGTATCATCACTCGTTGACCAGCACTGAACTTGAGCCGATTGCTCGAGGTTTGAGCCCCAATGGCGGGCGAGGGGCTGAGGCGGTTTATCGGGAAGGGCGGATGACGGCCTCTTATGTGCATTTTTATTTTCCGTCCAATCCATCGGCGATTGCTGCGCTGTTTGTGCCTGACCGTGAAGCCGCCATCGCGAGCAGGCCATGA
- the cobO gene encoding cob(I)yrinic acid a,c-diamide adenosyltransferase: MTDTPDRDERHLARMLRKKAVIDERIANSPNECGLLLVLSGNGKGKSSSAFGMLARSMGHGMQCGVVQFIKGRTSTGEELFFRRFPEQVRFHVMGEGFTWETQDRQRDIAAAEAAWAVSRELLRDPAIGLVVLDELNIALKHGYLDLDQVLSDLQARPPMQHVVVTGRGAKPEMIELADTVTEMGMIKHAFQAGIKAQKGVEL, encoded by the coding sequence ATGACTGATACCCCCGATCGTGACGAACGCCATCTGGCGCGCATGCTGCGCAAAAAAGCGGTGATCGACGAACGCATCGCCAACTCGCCGAATGAATGCGGTTTGCTGCTGGTGCTTTCCGGCAACGGCAAAGGCAAAAGCAGCTCGGCGTTCGGCATGCTTGCGCGGTCGATGGGCCACGGTATGCAGTGCGGCGTGGTGCAGTTCATCAAAGGGCGCACCAGCACCGGCGAGGAGCTGTTCTTCCGGCGCTTCCCGGAGCAAGTGCGTTTTCATGTGATGGGCGAGGGCTTTACCTGGGAAACCCAGGACCGCCAGCGTGACATCGCCGCCGCCGAAGCCGCGTGGGCGGTGTCCCGCGAATTGCTGCGTGATCCGGCCATTGGCCTGGTGGTGCTTGATGAATTGAACATCGCCCTCAAGCACGGCTACCTCGATCTCGATCAGGTGCTCAGCGACTTGCAGGCCCGTCCGCCGATGCAGCACGTGGTGGTCACCGGTCGTGGCGCCAAACCAGAGATGATCGAGCTGGCCGACACCGTCACTGAAATGGGCATGATCAAGCACGCCTTCCAGGCCGGAATCAAAGCGCAAAAAGGCGTCGAGTTGTGA
- a CDS encoding sorbosone dehydrogenase family protein, translating to MRKPQLMFIIALAGGLAACGETSRLQVSDGTGPSPKLPEPNKTLIPTVNIAPAIGWPEGKKPVAAAGTQVAAFAEGLEHPRWLYVLPNGDVLVAETNAPPKPDDGKGIRGWVMGKVMGRAGAGVPSPNRITLLRDKDHDGVAETRTVFLENLNSPFGMTLVGNDLYVADTDRLLRFHYENGETAIKSQPTKVVDLPGGTLNHHWTKNVIASKDGSKLYVTVGSNSNVGENGMDQEEGRAAIWEVDRATGNHRIFASGIRNPNGLAWEPQSGALWTAVNERDEIGSDLVPDYITSVKDGGFYGWPYSYYGQHVDIRVEPQNPDLVAKAIAPDYAVGPHTASLGLTFAEGSKLPAPFTQGAFIGQHGSWNRKPHSGYKVIFVPFNAGKPTGQPVDVLIGFLNDEEKAMGRPVGVVIDQQGGLLVADDVGNKVWRVSAAK from the coding sequence ATGCGCAAACCCCAGCTCATGTTCATCATCGCGCTCGCCGGAGGGCTCGCCGCTTGTGGTGAAACTTCCAGACTGCAAGTCTCGGACGGCACAGGTCCCTCACCCAAGCTACCAGAACCGAATAAAACCCTGATCCCGACGGTGAACATCGCCCCGGCGATCGGCTGGCCTGAAGGCAAGAAACCTGTCGCTGCGGCAGGAACTCAAGTGGCGGCGTTTGCCGAAGGCCTCGAGCACCCGCGCTGGCTCTATGTACTGCCCAACGGCGATGTGCTGGTGGCCGAAACCAATGCGCCGCCAAAACCCGATGACGGCAAAGGCATTCGCGGTTGGGTCATGGGCAAAGTCATGGGCCGTGCCGGCGCCGGGGTCCCCAGCCCGAACCGCATCACCCTGCTGCGGGACAAAGACCACGACGGTGTCGCCGAAACCCGCACGGTGTTCCTGGAAAACCTCAACTCGCCCTTTGGCATGACCCTGGTCGGCAATGACCTGTACGTTGCCGACACTGATCGCCTGCTGCGCTTCCACTACGAAAACGGCGAGACGGCGATCAAGTCGCAACCGACCAAGGTGGTCGATTTGCCCGGCGGCACACTGAATCACCACTGGACCAAAAACGTCATCGCCAGCAAGGATGGCAGCAAGCTGTACGTCACCGTGGGCTCGAACAGCAACGTCGGTGAAAATGGCATGGATCAGGAGGAAGGCCGCGCGGCAATCTGGGAAGTGGACCGCGCCACCGGCAACCATCGGATCTTCGCCTCGGGGATTCGCAATCCAAACGGCCTGGCCTGGGAACCTCAGAGCGGCGCACTGTGGACTGCCGTCAACGAGCGTGACGAAATCGGCAGCGACCTGGTGCCGGACTACATCACATCCGTGAAGGACGGTGGGTTCTACGGCTGGCCTTACAGCTATTACGGCCAGCACGTCGACATTCGCGTCGAGCCGCAAAACCCTGATCTGGTAGCCAAGGCCATTGCGCCAGACTACGCGGTGGGGCCACACACCGCGTCACTGGGCCTGACCTTCGCCGAAGGCAGCAAGTTGCCCGCGCCGTTCACTCAAGGTGCCTTCATCGGCCAGCACGGCTCGTGGAACCGCAAACCGCACAGTGGCTACAAAGTGATTTTCGTGCCGTTCAACGCCGGCAAACCGACCGGGCAGCCGGTGGATGTGCTCATTGGTTTCCTCAATGACGAGGAAAAAGCCATGGGCCGACCGGTGGGTGTCGTGATCGATCAGCAAGGAGGCTTGCTGGTGGCGGATGATGTGGGGAACAAGGTGTGGCGCGTTTCCGCAGCCAAGTAA
- a CDS encoding C40 family peptidase: MTMSARLALMFFAALLSACASRTPPPAPVVRAPIVFGPSQAFSPAAEDVLFRALGLVGTPYRWGGNTPDSGFDCSGLIGYVYRDVAGISLPRSTREMIGMQAPSVGKEGLQTGDLIFFATQGGSQVSHAGIYVGEGRFVHAPATGGTVKLDSLSKAYWQKAYLSAKRVLQPEHLAHNP; this comes from the coding sequence ATGACGATGTCGGCCCGCCTCGCACTCATGTTCTTCGCAGCGCTGCTCAGCGCCTGCGCCAGCCGCACACCGCCACCTGCGCCGGTGGTTCGCGCTCCGATTGTTTTCGGTCCTTCCCAAGCCTTTTCTCCTGCGGCAGAAGACGTGCTGTTCCGTGCGCTGGGTCTGGTGGGAACGCCGTATCGCTGGGGCGGCAACACGCCGGATTCCGGGTTCGATTGCAGCGGTCTGATCGGTTATGTGTATCGCGATGTCGCCGGCATTTCCTTGCCGCGCTCCACCCGCGAGATGATCGGGATGCAAGCTCCCAGTGTCGGCAAGGAAGGCCTGCAAACCGGCGACCTGATTTTCTTCGCCACCCAGGGCGGCTCCCAGGTCAGCCACGCCGGGATCTACGTCGGCGAAGGCCGCTTCGTCCACGCCCCGGCCACGGGCGGCACGGTCAAGCTGGACAGCTTGTCCAAGGCTTACTGGCAGAAAGCCTATCTGAGCGCCAAGCGCGTCTTGCAGCCTGAACACTTGGCACATAATCCGTAG
- a CDS encoding C40 family peptidase, with protein sequence MLNRFAPLVPLALVTLLFGCAAHSPVTQQVQQQQVSNSVTAQSSSVLFQEELANDKELADFAGGKSYQLPVLADSILERGMSLIGTRYRFGGTSEAGFDCSGFIGYLFREEAGMNLPRSTREMINVDAPLVARSALKPGDLLFFATNGRRGRVSHAGIYLGDNQFIHSSSRKSGGVRIDSLGDSYWSKTFIEAKRALAMAPNTAPAIVTARK encoded by the coding sequence ATGCTAAATCGCTTCGCACCCCTCGTGCCTCTCGCACTCGTCACCCTGTTATTCGGTTGCGCTGCTCACTCGCCAGTGACTCAGCAAGTGCAACAGCAGCAGGTTTCAAATTCAGTTACCGCGCAGTCTTCTTCCGTTCTTTTCCAGGAAGAGCTTGCCAACGATAAGGAACTGGCAGACTTCGCCGGCGGCAAGTCGTACCAGCTTCCGGTTCTGGCCGACAGCATTCTCGAACGTGGCATGTCCCTGATCGGTACCCGTTACCGTTTCGGTGGCACCTCCGAGGCGGGTTTCGACTGCAGCGGCTTCATCGGTTATCTGTTTCGTGAAGAGGCTGGCATGAACCTGCCGCGCTCCACCCGCGAAATGATCAACGTTGATGCTCCTCTGGTTGCTCGCAGCGCCCTCAAGCCAGGTGACCTGCTGTTCTTCGCCACCAATGGTCGTCGCGGTCGTGTCAGTCACGCCGGGATCTACCTGGGTGATAACCAGTTCATCCACTCCAGCAGCCGCAAAAGCGGTGGTGTCCGGATCGATAGCCTGGGCGACAGCTACTGGAGCAAGACCTTCATCGAAGCCAAGCGCGCACTCGCGATGGCGCCGAATACGGCACCGGCTATCGTCACTGCACGCAAGTAA